The Streptomyces sp. NBC_01268 genome segment GATCCGGCCAGGGTCTCCTCCGCGATCCGGCGCGGGTCGCCGAGGCCGCCCTGCAGGTACTCGTCGATCCTGAGCCCGGCCGACCAGCTCATCTCCAGGGCGAAGGTGGTGAAACCCTTGTCCTCGACCAGATGCCGGAAGACGCGTTCCTTCATGGCGAAGAACTCGTGCGAACCGTGCGTGGCCTCGCCCAGACCCACCACCTTCGTGGCCCCGACCATGCCGCTCAGTGCCCGGAGGTCCGAACTGCGGCCGCCGGGCTCGGTCGTGCGCAGCGGGTGCGCGGACCGCTCCAGGGAACGTACGACGGATGCGGAGGCGTCACGGCCGGTCGCCGCGGGTGGGGGCGCGGAGCCGGGAGCGTGTGGTGCCGCATGCGCCGTCGGGGCGGCCAGTGTCGTGGCGGCGACGGCTCCCGTGAGCGTGAGGAACCCTCGTCGGCTGGTCGTCGGGCCGTACCCCTGCGTGGTGATCTCCCCTTGGTGCGTGGCGGCTTCGTGAGCCGATGAGGTGATCTTGGTCTGGCGCGGCGCCGATCGCGCTGGGGTGCCCCACCGGCTTTCCCCAGGGGCTTTCCCCCGTGCACGAGCGGGGGATGCCCCCCACATGCCCGCGTGAGCGCACGGGTCACGGAACCGGCTGTTCAACCGGCCCGCGCCCCGGCGCACGTCGGATCGCCGGCGACCGCGGCTTCGCTCCCTAGGGCCTGTCGTCACACTCCCGTCGTCGCCCGAAGGGCGGCCCCGCGGCGTCTGGTGCGTGCTCTCGGCGTGCCGGGTGGAAGCCCTCGTACTGGACGTACTCGGACTTTCACCCGGTGCGGCGAGAGCGCGTGCCAGGCGTCGCGGGGCAGGCGGGAGTTTGACGACAGGCCCTAGAGCCGGAGCCGTGCGCGCAGGCGTTCCGTGAGTGCGACCTCGTGCGGAAGACGCTCCCACTCGTGCGCTTCCACGTTCCCACCGTGCTTCTCGAGCCTGGCGGCGAGGAAGCTCCAGTGGTCGGCCGCCATCTGCTCCTGCGTTCGGCCGTCGTACGGCTCATCCGGTCCGACGACCGTCCGGGCGTCCGCCTCGACGTCCTCGAGCGAGATCCGCGGGTGGGCGTCCGTGGGAGCCGACGAGCTCCAGCCCCAGCTCCACCCCCGGTCGTCGAGCAGCACCACGCTGCGACCGTCCGCGAGTACGGCCTCAAGCCGTGCCGTCACCGACATCTGCCCAGCGTCGTCCGCAGCATCGTCGTCCAGATCGACATGAGTGACCAGCCGCGTCACAGCAGTCACGTCGCCCCCTCTCGGCTCGCCCGGCCCTGACCCGAGCCGTCGCACGGACGCCCACGATATCCGGGACCCCTCACTCGCCTCACCGCCCATTCCCCCTCCCGCTCCCGAAGCGCCCGCCGGCGGGCTGCCGGGCGTGGTACTCCGTCAGATGCGCCGCGACCGGCCGGTCCACGGGCCCGCGGGGGCAGTGGGGCTTGCCCCTTCGTGCAGCCGCGGCGCACCCGGATTCCCCCGTGCGGGTGGAGTGGGCGTCGAACAGCGCCGAAACCGCCCGCGCGGTCTGTTCCGGTGGCGATCATGCACAGGTGATTTCATCCCAAGCCAACCAGGAGTCAGCCGCGCGCACTTCGCGCGCCCAGGGCACGAAGCGGGGGCCGGGTCTGCGCCCCGCCGCGACCGGGGTCGCCGCGCTGGCCGCCCTCTGTCTGCTCCCGACCATGGCCGTCGCCGCGCCGTCGGCCTCCCCCGCCGCGCCGGCCGGGCCCGCCGCGCACCGGCCGCCCGCGGCGACGCCGAGCGAGGCCCTGACCTCGGCCCGCCTCGACGCGGTCCGCGACGACCCGGCGGCGCTCCGCGCCTTCTTCCGCGCCCTGCCCAAGGGCGGAGAGCTGCACAACCACCTCTCCGGCGCGGTCAGCACCGAGTACCTCGTCGAGCTGGCCGCCGAGGACGGGCTGTGCATCGACACCGCGACCACGACGGCCGTCGTGCCGCCGTGCGGCCCGGGCACCCGCCCGGCCACCGACGCGCGCACCGACAGCGCCTTCCGCGACAAGATCATCCGCGAGTGGTCCATGCAGGACTTCCCGCCGGGCGGCAACGGCCACGACCACTTCTTCGACACCTTCGGCAAGTTCGGCGAGGTGACCTGGCGGAACCGCGGCAAGCTGCTCGCCGAGGTCGCCGACAGCGTGGCCACGCAGAACCAGTTCTATCTGGAGACCATGGTCTCCCCCGCCTCGGAGGAGGCGAAGAAGCTGGCCGGCGAGGTCGGTTGGGACGCCGACCTCGCCAGGCTGCACGGCAAGCTGGTCGCCGGCGGCAAGCTGGACAAGGTCGTCGACGCGGCCGTCAAGGAGGCCGACGGCGGCGACGCCGACTTCCGCACCGAGGCCCGCTGCGGCACCGCGCAGGCCCGCCCCGGCTGCGGCCTCGCCGTACGCTGGATCTCCCAGGTGAACCGCGGCAGTTCCAACGAGCGGGTCTTCACCCAGATGGCCGTCGGCATGCGCCTGGCCGAGCGCGACCCCCGCTTCGTCGCGGTCAACCTCGTCCAGCCCGAGGACTGGGACAGCTCCCTCGCCAACTACCGTCTCCAGATGCGGATGCTGGCCTACCTGCGCGGCGTCTACCCGAAGGCCCATGTCACCCTGCACTCCGGCGAGCTGTGGCCCGGCCTCGTCAAGCCCGAGGACCTCACCTTCCACATCGCCGACGCCGTGAACGTGGCGGGCGCCGAGCGCATCGGCCACGGTGTCGACCTGCGCCACGAGGACGCCTGGCAGGACACGGCCGGCACGATGGCCGACCGCGAGATCGCCGTCGAGGTGCCGTTCACGAGCAACGCGCAGATCCTCGGCGTCAAGGGCGCCGAGCACCCCTTCGAGACGTACCGCGCCTTCGGCGTCCCCGTGGTCCTCGCCACCGACGACCCCGGCGTCTCGAGGATCGACATCAGCCACGAGTACCAGTACGCGAGCAAGACGTACGACCTCGGCTACCGCGACCTGAAGGACCTGGCGCGGGCCTCCCTGGAGTACGCCTTCCTGCCGGGCACGAGCCTCTGGCAGGGCAACCCCACCCGTGACGGCTACCGCCTGGTCGGCCCCTGCCGCGGCGAGCGCCCCGGCACGGCCGCCCCGCGCCCCTCCTGCCGCCGCGTCCTCGACGCCAGCCCCAAGGCGTCGGCGGAGTGGCGCCAGGAGGCCGCCTTCACCGCCTTCGAGCACCGCCTCCCGGCCGCCCGCGTCACCGGCTGACCCAGTGCCCCAGTGACCCGCTGACCTGCTGACCCGCTGCACGGCACCCCCGACGGCGTCCGGCTCGCTCTGCTGCCGGACGCCGTCGGGCTGCGGTGGGCACGGTCGGGCCTCGGTGGGGGCGGTCGGGCGCAGGCGGGGTCCGGTCCGGCCGCGGCGAGGTGTTCCTCGACTCCGGGAACCGAACGGGCCCGGTTCGGGGTCCCCTTGCATGACGTCATCGGGGGCCGAGAGGGGAAGCTACGCATGGACTGGCTGGACGGGGAGATCGGCGGCGGCCGGGACGACGACCTGCCGGACACCGGTGGGTCCTGGAACTGGGTCAACGTGGTCCTCATCGGCGTCTTCGTGCTGCTCGCGGTCGGGATGTTCAGCGTGCTCCACTGGCTGCGTGACCTGGTCTTCTAGGTCCCGGCCGACGTCGGCCCGTGATCAAATGGCGTGGTGACCGACAGGCAGCTGCGCGTGGTACTGGCCGAGGACTCCGTCATTCTCCGGGACGGCATGGTCGAACTGCTCGGTGCCCGCGGGTGCGAGGTGGTGGGCACCGCCGGTTCGGCGCCCGAGCTGCTCGACGCCGTGACCGAGCACCGGCCCGACGTGGCCGTGGTGGACATCCGGATGCCGCCCACACACACCGACGAGGGGATCCGCGCCGCCGTCGAGATCCGTGCGCGGACCCCCGAGGTCGGCATCCTCGTCTTCTCCCAGCACGTGGAGACCGCCTGGGCCGCCCGGCTGCTCGCGGGCGGCGCGGCGGGCATCGGCTACCTGCTGAAGGAACGCGTCGCCCGCACCTCCGAGTTCGTGGCCGCGCTGCACCGGGTCGCCGAAGGCGGCACCGCGCTCGACCCGGAGATGGTGACCCGGCTGATGCGCGGCGGCGCCCGCAGCCGGGTGGACACCCTGACCGCCCGCG includes the following:
- a CDS encoding adenosine deaminase family protein is translated as MAVAAPSASPAAPAGPAAHRPPAATPSEALTSARLDAVRDDPAALRAFFRALPKGGELHNHLSGAVSTEYLVELAAEDGLCIDTATTTAVVPPCGPGTRPATDARTDSAFRDKIIREWSMQDFPPGGNGHDHFFDTFGKFGEVTWRNRGKLLAEVADSVATQNQFYLETMVSPASEEAKKLAGEVGWDADLARLHGKLVAGGKLDKVVDAAVKEADGGDADFRTEARCGTAQARPGCGLAVRWISQVNRGSSNERVFTQMAVGMRLAERDPRFVAVNLVQPEDWDSSLANYRLQMRMLAYLRGVYPKAHVTLHSGELWPGLVKPEDLTFHIADAVNVAGAERIGHGVDLRHEDAWQDTAGTMADREIAVEVPFTSNAQILGVKGAEHPFETYRAFGVPVVLATDDPGVSRIDISHEYQYASKTYDLGYRDLKDLARASLEYAFLPGTSLWQGNPTRDGYRLVGPCRGERPGTAAPRPSCRRVLDASPKASAEWRQEAAFTAFEHRLPAARVTG
- a CDS encoding response regulator transcription factor, with the protein product MTDRQLRVVLAEDSVILRDGMVELLGARGCEVVGTAGSAPELLDAVTEHRPDVAVVDIRMPPTHTDEGIRAAVEIRARTPEVGILVFSQHVETAWAARLLAGGAAGIGYLLKERVARTSEFVAALHRVAEGGTALDPEMVTRLMRGGARSRVDTLTAREREVLELVAQGHSNRSVAGLLGVSERAVEKHVAAVFTKFGLHPTDTDNRRVKAVLTYLAEGAGPSFTGGSATRP